In the genome of Nitrospira sp., the window CCCGCGAGGTCATGACCGAACGTTGGTTTGCTGTTCAAGCAGAGACTTGCTATAGTGCGCCGCGGAGACTGGCGAAATGGGACTGGAACCGAATTACATCATTATTGACGGGCAAACCTTTACCAAGGCGAAACTGGCATTGGACAATCACGTCTACAAGAACTGCCAGATCGACGACTGCGACCTGTATTACAGCGGCGGACAATATGAACTGCTCGACACCCATATCACCAACTCTCGCCTGATCCTGAACCACCCAGCCAAGGGCATTTACAATGCCCTGCAGATCTTCAAAATGAAATCACCTGGATCTCGCATTATCTTCGAGTAATCCCTCGAAGCAGGCCATTCTTGTCCTATACCTACGATTACACTAAGGCCACAGCCAGGAGAAATGCCTTCAGACGATACTGGCGTCTCATGAAGATGACGCTGACCCGCTTGGTGCGAACCAAGACTTTCCAGTTCGACGGTCGGGAGTACGAATACCTGTACCATCCGTATAACAAGACCTGGAAGAACGAGCGTGGCGTCGAGATCCCCATCTTCCGTGAACTCCTCCTAAAACATGAAGGCAAGCGGGTACTCGAAGTGGGCAACGTCCTATCTCACTATTTTCCCATTCAGCATGAGGTCGTCGACAAATATGAAGTCAGCTCCGGTGTCATCAATAAGGATATCGTCGAGTTTGCCCCTCAGGATAAGTACGACCTGATCATCAGCATCTCAACCTTGGAACATATTGGGTGGGACGAACAGCCACAGGTACCAATCAAACTACTGCAGGCACTCGATCATCTGCGATCCGCCTGCCTGGCCCCGTCCGGCAAACTCGTGGCCAGCCTGCCGATCGGTTACAACCGCTACTTTGATTATTTACAGAACCGCGGCAAGAGTCCGTTCACAACCCAGCATTTTCTCAAACGGATTTCTAAACAGAATTATTGGGTCGAGTCGGATTGGGAGCAGTGCCGCGACGCGCCGTACGGCCGGTTCGTCGCGAATGCCATCTGCATTGGCAGCATCATGGGATGAGCCAATCAATCCTGGGTCTCTATTTCATTGTGCGCCCGTTATGTTCTGATCTGAACAAGCGATCTCGGCTGCAACGTTGCAAGTGTCTCCTCAAGGCGTGGCACAAGGGGGAGAAGGGTCTGCAGCTCATTGGAGAGGACTACAAGAACAATAACCGCGATGGGAAGCGTCGAAATGTCCTGCTGGTAAGGAAGGTTTTGATCGACCGTAATGAATGCCTCGAACTGGGAGGCTGCGAGTGCTAACAGCTCACCGTTCTTCTTCCCGCCCCATCCCATTTCCACCGCTGTTTTGACAGTGTGTACAGGTAAGGCCTGGCGAAACCGGCGAGGGACGGACTCATCAAGCAGCAGGCGCATGAGCGAAAAGCCGCTCCTTCGCTACCTCAAGAACGGCTATGGCTGCTTCACGAGAAACTGTGGGGAAATCCTTCAGAAACTCCTCCAACGACGAGTTCCCCTCAAAGTAGTCAAACAGAGATTGAAC includes:
- a CDS encoding DUF433 domain-containing protein, producing MEAQYLSRDPEIMSGALCFKGTRVPVQSLFDYFEGNSSLEEFLKDFPTVSREAAIAVLEVAKERLFAHAPAA